In Nocardioides sp. InS609-2, a single genomic region encodes these proteins:
- a CDS encoding VOC family protein, which yields MDQRISFITLAVRDLPASRRFYVDGLGWESAVDVPGEVLMFKVADKVVLSLWDETAFEAEVGQPINRGGGVAPITLSHNCATTDGVDQVLESAREAGADPVQTGAEREWGGYSGYFADPDGFRWEVAHNPGPIGQEVLP from the coding sequence ATGGACCAACGCATCAGCTTCATCACCCTCGCCGTGCGCGACCTCCCGGCGTCACGCAGGTTCTACGTCGACGGCCTGGGCTGGGAGTCCGCGGTCGACGTGCCCGGCGAGGTGCTGATGTTCAAGGTCGCCGACAAGGTCGTGCTCTCCCTGTGGGACGAGACGGCCTTCGAGGCCGAGGTCGGCCAGCCGATCAACCGGGGCGGAGGCGTCGCGCCGATCACGCTGTCCCACAACTGCGCGACCACCGACGGCGTCGACCAGGTCCTCGAGTCGGCCCGCGAGGCCGGCGCCGACCCGGTGCAGACAGGTGCAGAGCGCGAGTGGGGTGGCTACTCCGGCTACTTCGCCGACCCCGACGGCTTCCGCTGGGAAGTCGCCCACAACCCCGGCCCCATCGGACAGGAAGTGCTGCCATGA
- a CDS encoding GNAT family protein gives MSRTNADGQQIGDAVDWSPRERPVPVTLTGKHVRIEPTSQAHRDGLYDVLCGPDDAAVWTYISEEQPTSVEAMGERIDGLVARSGWVTFTILTDAGPAGMASLMRIDADNGSVEIGRIILGTPLQQTRAATESMMLFARHVFEDLGYRRYEWKCDSLNGPSRRAALRLGFVWEGRFRNALVYKGRNRDTDWFSITDGEWPALAAAYDTWLDDANFDADGRQRLALSDLTRRADVAR, from the coding sequence GTGAGCCGCACCAACGCCGACGGCCAGCAGATCGGCGATGCCGTCGACTGGTCGCCACGAGAGCGGCCCGTTCCGGTGACCCTGACCGGCAAGCACGTGCGCATCGAGCCGACGTCGCAGGCCCACCGCGACGGTTTGTACGACGTCCTGTGCGGGCCCGACGACGCCGCGGTGTGGACCTACATCAGCGAGGAGCAACCCACCTCAGTCGAGGCGATGGGGGAGCGGATCGACGGTCTCGTTGCCCGATCCGGTTGGGTGACCTTCACGATCCTCACCGACGCCGGCCCAGCGGGCATGGCGTCCCTGATGCGCATCGACGCCGACAACGGGTCGGTCGAGATCGGCCGGATCATCCTGGGCACGCCGCTCCAGCAGACGCGAGCGGCCACAGAGTCGATGATGCTGTTCGCGCGGCACGTCTTCGAGGACCTCGGCTACCGCCGCTACGAGTGGAAGTGCGACAGCCTCAACGGGCCGTCGCGCCGGGCCGCGCTGCGCCTGGGCTTCGTGTGGGAGGGCCGGTTCCGCAACGCACTCGTCTACAAGGGGCGCAACCGCGACACCGACTGGTTCTCGATCACCGACGGCGAGTGGCCGGCGCTCGCCGCGGCCTACGACACGTGGCTCGACGACGCCAACTTCGACGCCGACGGTCGTCAGCGCCTGGCGCTGTCCGACCTCACGCGTCGGGCGGACGTCGCCCGCTGA
- a CDS encoding S66 peptidase family protein, whose amino-acid sequence MIRFPPPLRPGDRIGVTSPSSGVPDSLRPRLDFAVGWLRERGYEVEVGECMGQPSHVSAPVEQRAAELNRMLLDHTIKAIVPPWGGETAIDLVDRIEYDALQHLEPTWVLGFSDTTTWMLPLTLRLGWATMHGTNLMDTPYAAADGLVHWTDLAAATEPVTQRATGVFGRNGYGDWETDPTDDTYNLDEQGTWEVHGGGGLDVTGRLIGGCIETVSNLTGTQYGDVAGFGREHADEGLIVYLEASDDPALEICRKLHGLRLAGWFDDADAILIGRTSAPDSGEFSQRDAVVDALGMLDLPIVFDIECGHVPPHLPLVNGALAHVTVAGTTREITQELA is encoded by the coding sequence ATGATCCGCTTCCCACCACCACTGCGCCCGGGTGACCGCATCGGCGTCACAAGCCCGTCGAGCGGGGTGCCCGACTCCCTCAGACCCCGCCTCGACTTCGCGGTCGGCTGGCTGCGCGAGCGTGGCTACGAGGTCGAGGTGGGCGAGTGCATGGGCCAGCCCAGCCACGTCAGCGCGCCGGTCGAGCAGCGCGCCGCCGAGCTCAACCGGATGCTGCTCGATCACACCATCAAGGCGATCGTGCCCCCGTGGGGTGGTGAGACCGCGATCGACCTCGTCGACCGGATCGAGTACGACGCGCTCCAGCACCTCGAGCCGACGTGGGTGCTCGGGTTCTCCGACACCACAACCTGGATGCTCCCGCTGACCCTGCGTCTGGGCTGGGCCACGATGCACGGCACCAACCTGATGGACACGCCGTACGCCGCCGCCGACGGCCTCGTGCACTGGACCGACCTCGCGGCCGCCACCGAGCCGGTCACCCAGCGGGCCACCGGCGTCTTCGGCCGCAACGGCTACGGCGACTGGGAGACCGACCCCACCGACGACACCTACAACCTCGACGAGCAGGGCACCTGGGAGGTGCACGGTGGGGGAGGGCTCGACGTCACCGGCCGGCTGATCGGTGGCTGCATCGAGACGGTCAGCAACCTCACCGGGACGCAGTACGGCGATGTCGCCGGGTTCGGCCGCGAGCACGCCGACGAAGGGCTGATCGTCTACCTCGAGGCCTCCGACGATCCAGCCCTGGAGATCTGCCGCAAGCTGCACGGACTGCGGCTGGCTGGCTGGTTCGATGACGCCGATGCCATCCTGATCGGACGCACCAGCGCCCCGGACTCGGGCGAGTTCAGCCAGCGGGACGCGGTGGTCGACGCCCTCGGCATGCTCGACCTACCGATCGTCTTCGACATCGAGTGCGGCCACGTGCCGCCGCACCTGCCGCTCGTCAACGGCGCCCTCGCCCACGTCACCGTGGCCGGCACGACCCGCGAGATCACCCAAGAGCTCGCGTGA
- a CDS encoding aminotransferase class V-fold PLP-dependent enzyme → MTTTEAGAKPITDPAELDAVDELAGHRARFVGASSPIVYFDGNSLGRPLVATAQRLSKFVTDEWGDRLIRGWDERWMDLPTSLGDRLGSVLLGAAGGQTAIGDSTTVWLYKLMRAAVDHQQRTDSARTEIVIDTDNFPTDRYLAEGIAAERGLTLRWIEPDSTGGVTPELLSAAVGEATALVVLCHVAYKSAFLADGPALTRIAHDAGALVLWDLCHSAGSVPVDLDGWDADLAVGCTYKYLNGGPGSPAFGYVAARLHGKLTQPIQGWMGARDPFAMGPRYEPAAGIRGFISGTPAIVGMLAMQDMLDLIEEAGIDAVRAKSLALTSYTLELSDAWLTPLGVTVLSPRDGAQRGGHVTLGHPRSREVVKALWKLGVIPDYREPGGMRIGLSPLSTSFDEVHEGLAQVRALLSHSGPISG, encoded by the coding sequence GTGACGACCACCGAGGCAGGTGCGAAGCCGATCACCGATCCCGCTGAGCTCGACGCCGTCGACGAGCTCGCGGGCCACCGCGCCCGGTTCGTGGGCGCCAGCAGCCCGATCGTCTACTTCGACGGCAACTCCCTGGGCCGGCCGCTGGTCGCTACTGCCCAGCGGCTGAGCAAGTTCGTCACCGACGAGTGGGGCGACCGGCTGATCCGCGGCTGGGACGAGCGGTGGATGGACCTGCCGACCTCGCTCGGCGACCGGCTCGGCAGCGTGCTCCTGGGCGCCGCCGGCGGCCAGACCGCCATCGGCGACTCGACGACTGTGTGGCTCTACAAGCTGATGCGCGCCGCGGTCGACCACCAGCAGCGCACCGACTCCGCGCGCACCGAGATCGTCATCGACACCGACAACTTCCCGACCGACCGGTACCTCGCCGAGGGCATCGCCGCCGAGCGCGGCCTGACCCTGCGCTGGATCGAGCCCGACTCCACTGGCGGCGTCACGCCCGAGCTCCTGTCGGCAGCAGTCGGCGAGGCCACCGCACTGGTGGTGCTGTGCCACGTCGCCTACAAGTCGGCCTTCCTCGCCGACGGGCCCGCACTCACTCGTATTGCCCACGACGCCGGCGCGCTCGTGCTGTGGGACCTGTGCCACTCGGCGGGCTCGGTGCCTGTCGACCTCGACGGCTGGGACGCCGACCTCGCGGTGGGCTGCACCTACAAGTACCTCAACGGCGGCCCGGGCTCACCCGCGTTCGGCTACGTCGCCGCGCGGCTGCACGGCAAGCTGACGCAGCCGATCCAGGGTTGGATGGGCGCCCGCGACCCGTTCGCCATGGGTCCGCGCTACGAACCGGCAGCCGGCATCCGCGGCTTCATCTCCGGCACGCCCGCGATCGTCGGCATGCTCGCCATGCAGGACATGCTCGACCTGATCGAGGAGGCCGGCATCGACGCGGTGCGGGCCAAGTCGCTCGCCCTGACGTCGTACACGCTGGAGCTGTCCGACGCCTGGCTCACCCCCCTCGGTGTCACCGTCCTGTCGCCCCGCGACGGTGCACAGCGTGGGGGCCACGTCACCCTCGGGCACCCCCGCTCACGCGAAGTCGTCAAGGCACTCTGGAAGCTCGGCGTGATCCCCGACTACCGCGAGCCCGGCGGCATGCGCATTGGGCTGTCTCCGCTCTCGACATCGTTCGACGAGGTGCACGAGGGCTTGGCGCAGGTGCGCGCCCTGCTGTCCCACAGCGGCCCGATAAGCGGGTGA